Proteins encoded by one window of Pseudobdellovibrionaceae bacterium:
- the gspG gene encoding type II secretion system major pseudopilin GspG codes for MKFIIIYTLGGFTVQKNKPTLSQQGFTLVEIMIVLVILGGLMALLLPNVTGQRDKANVRMTKISMGKVSTALESFYGDCNQYPTSLDQLIQKPSEDVCDNWGPTPYMRGGKDLKDAWNRDFIYELEGGGFVLKSFGKDGQEGGSGYDEDISFDEI; via the coding sequence ATGAAGTTTATCATAATATACACACTCGGAGGATTTACTGTGCAAAAAAACAAACCCACACTATCTCAACAAGGTTTTACTTTAGTCGAAATCATGATCGTTCTGGTGATCTTAGGCGGTCTTATGGCCTTATTATTACCCAACGTGACAGGTCAAAGAGACAAAGCCAATGTGCGTATGACAAAAATCTCTATGGGTAAAGTATCTACTGCTCTTGAATCTTTTTATGGAGATTGCAACCAATACCCTACCTCTTTAGATCAACTTATACAAAAACCTAGCGAAGATGTGTGCGACAACTGGGGCCCTACACCTTACATGAGAGGCGGCAAAGATCTTAAAGACGCTTGGAATAGAGATTTTATTTACGAGCTTGAAGGTGGCGGTTTTGTTTTGAAATCTTTTGGCAAAGATGGTCAAGAGGGTGGATCGGGTTATGACGAAGACATCTCTTTTGATGAAATCTAA